In Malassezia restricta chromosome VII, complete sequence, the sequence GTTGAACACGTTCGCATAGTACCAAAACTGTCGTTAGTCGTGCCGTACGTACATCGGAATTCAGAGAAATGACACGCAGGCCGCGGCGTGGGCTCACAGAAAAGCATGCATAGTGCGAgcgcgcctgctcttcGCCCGCCGCATCAATCCAGCCATTCTCACGCCATAGCCGCGCCATAAAGTCCGAGTCCCAATCGAACTGCGTGCTCTGATGCTTCGGCAtcgcatgcggcgcgtaAAAGTTTTCCGGCGACGAGTCGTGATTGCCCAGCGTGGCAAAGACCGGCACATGCCGGCCGAGGACCTCGGCCAGACTGTCAAAGAgactgcgtgcgctgtacTCGACGAGGTCATGAGAATAGCGGAACAGGTCGTCATGCACGACCAAATCGCCCGTACACAGGCCCATGTCGTAGCCGTGCGACCGGCCCACATGCCGGATGGCCTCGTACGTGCTGCCGATGAGCGACCATGGCGCATCGCACGTATAGTTGCCCCAGTAGTGTGCGGGCGCAGAAATATTTGCGCGCGGCACCACGCCGTCCGTGATCGTCTTGGACCACAGGTCCTTGTTGGCACTGATCGAGTGGCAGCAGTAGCGCGTCTCGCCAAAGGTGCAGTTGCTTTCGCTGCCGACCATGTACCGCCCGTCGACGTGCAGATCCGAGATGTGCAGCACGCGCAATAGCTTGCTCTCATCGAACGACTCTTGCGCACATTTCTGCTGCTCGTGCCACCGCTCCAACGCATCGTCGGGCGCCTGCGTGGACCCGTTGAACCAGTGGTACAGAAAGTCGTCCGACAAGACCTCCGACGGGTACTCGCAAAAGTGGAAGGGCACAGCCGCACACACGAGCGTAGCATCCGGCGCGCTCCCAGAAAAGTTGCCATAGCTCATCACCTGGCCAATAGGCCCACCGTACATGTCGCGTGACAGCGTCAGGGCACATTGATCCGCCACGTCCTTCTTGCCAAGCAGATCGAAAGTGCGGCACAGCGTCGTCAAGACGTCAGGCACGGCAGATGGGAACTGGTGCGTCAGCGTCTGCAACGTGCTGAGACCTGTTCGGCACAGATTACACAGGGCATGCCGCGGTGCCTGAGGCCGAAACAGCTGGTGCCCCACATTCAGCAGGTCGTGGACCAGCGCCTGGAGTTTCTCGCGCTGGGGCAGCGGCTTAGGCAAGACTTGCTCGgacggcagcgccgacTTGGGCAGCTTCGTGGGATGATTGAGCTCATCAGGGTACCACCCGCCACTCAGACGAGGCACCGCAGGGCGCGGCTCCGCGGTCGGACGACTAGGCACGTAGTACATCGACTCAAACAAGCTCGTGGGAAACTCGGCGCGACCCGTGTAGACAGGCTCGCCATagcgcgacgagctcgacgccgcacaggcgctcgcAGCCGCCACGATCCCCCACAGCACCAGGCGTCGCATCATGGCCGGAGCTAAGCCCGCTCGAGGTACACGGGTCCCACTTCATGCTTACGTACCCTGTTGGCCTCTCCACACCATGTCCGtggtgcgtggcgtgccaTGGATCAGTGTCCCGgcctcgctgcgtgagGTCGTGCACGACATGGAGCAGGCGTCGCCGGGTACGTGGGAAGATGTGTGGGTCAGTTGGCATGGCGTGGACGAACAGCGATCGTTGAAGCATGCCGTGTGGCGCGTATCCAAcgacggccatgcgccgcaagtGGCGTCCCTCGCGCCATCCACGCTGCCCGTGCGCGGTCTGCATCCGTTGTGCGTAGACGTGGAAGCGTCGCCACCCATGATGGTGCACTTGGCCGATCAGATCAGTGCCTTGCCTGCGGCGTGGGGACCCAGTGTCATGGCCCTCAGTGCgtgcgtcggtggcgtaCAGCGGTATGCGGTGGGTGGTGCAGACGGCGTGCTGCACACGGGCACATGGTCCCACGAGCTCTTCGGCAGTGAGGATGTGACGTGCGAGGGTCATGCGAGTGATGTCACGAGCGTCCGATTCTTTCCTAGCGCGCAAGTGGTGCTGTCGACGTCCGTCGAtatgcgtgcgcgcatTGTGTCGGCGCTCGATGGGACCTGTCCTCGCGTGCTCGAGGGACACACTCGTGCTGTGAACGACAGCGCCATATTCGGGCGCGGCCGGGAAGTCGCTACTGGCAGCAGTGATGGCACCGTGCGCGTCTGGGACGTGGGGCACCACGTCACCCAGGCTCGATGGGACGTGCAGGACGGCGTGAACGCTTTGGCGGTCCTGGGCGCTGCGGCATCCTTGCCAGATGATCGGCAGGGTCTACTCGTGGCCGGGACGGACGGCGGACGTCTCTGCGGCTGGGACACGCGCACGGCTCCCCAAGCAGCATGGGgggcgcgtgtgccgccgcaTCCGTGGTGCAAGGATGTGGCCCGCATATGTGCGTTGGATGCGGACGATACGAGGGTCCTTTTGGGCACGTCGAATGGCATGAGTGCCTTGTATGATGTGCGCCAACCCActgcgccgctggatgCGTGGCACAGAAACGCGGCGAGTGTGACGAGCGTGGAACTCGCGGGCGACACGGCGAAGGTGTCGACGAGCGATGGCCTGCCGTACGGCTGGCACGCATCCACAGGGCAAGTGCATGAGTATGCAGGATGGGATGCCGATGTCACGTCGTCGATACGCACGGATGCCTGGGGACGAAcgatcgtgctgggtgCACGGGGCATGTTGGCTACGTATGGGTATCATGGGTATCAAGGACATGATCCGTGTTAGGCTTCAccgtggacgacgagctgcgtTCGCCAGAGAGACGGCGCTGTCATGAAGGAGGGCGCGCCTGCTGTGCGGTTGGtgcgcgccgtggacgGAAGACTGCGCTCCTCGTGCAAGTCGACTTTCGGCGCTAGGAACGTCAGAGCCAAGGCAGGCAACTGCACGAGGAACGACAGGATACACAGCCACTGCATGACGTATACCCAAGCATCCACAATCCCCGCACGCATAGGCGAGCCTGGggcatggcgcaggacCTCTTCCAAACTCCCCTGGATACGCTCGATCTCGGAGGCTGGCCGGTCGGGCAGCCGGGCGCGGAGAGCCGCCGGCAACTGAGACATGACGAGAGCACTCGCGATCGTAGACCCCAGGGCTGAGCCGAGATCCATCGTGAGGAGCTCAAAGGCCGTCACAGTCGCAATCTCGCTCGGCTCGACATGCACCTGGACGGCCACCTGGGTGGTGAGGGACAAGGCGCCCCCTCCGATACCCTGCAGCACTTGGCTCGCCAGCAGCACTGCGGCCGTGTGTCTCGTATGCCGGTAGCATATCATGAGGGCGACGCCCAGTAGACGAAAGATAAGGCCGATGAACATGTACCGCTTCAGTTGCCGCGTGTACGCCATACACATACCGACGCACACGCCCGTGATAGTCGACGTCACGTTCTGTATCGTGATAAAGTaggccgtgcgcacctGGTCCCAATTCTTGAGAATCTGTACACACGAAGACAGGTACGTCCACGACAGGTAGAAGCCGGCAAAGTCGAgggcggcgatgcagcaggtgATGCTCACGCCGAGATGAGTGACCACACTAAGCGGAAAGAGCGGAGTGTCCGTCCACATTTCCCATGCGCCGAACACTAGCAACAGCATCACGCCCGTAGGTATGTCCGATCGAAAGAGCGACAGGCCGTCAAAGAGAGCACGCGGCCCCTCCATGGAGACGGGCAGGAGGATCAACGTGAGGGCACTCGATAAGAGAGCCGTGCCCACAATGTCCATCTGGCTCACAAcgtgacgagcgcgcgtcgatgaCAGCGTGGATTCGACCAGATGAGGAAAATGCTTCGATGCCCGACGACTGCCTATCATGAGCAGGCTCAAGAGGGGCACCGCAGACAGAGGCACAAGGACGACCCAAAAGCCAAAGCCGAGCCGCCATCCACCGGCTTTGAGCATACCATCCACGACGGGTCCCGTGAGAGCAAAATTGAGGATGTACGGCACATTGAACAGTCCAATCACAAAACCACGCCACTGGGGCGACGATGTGTCGGCCATGATCACCGCCAGCACCACACCGACGCCCGTCGTGCCTAGCGACTGTATCATGGTGCCCAGCATAAGCATGCGAAACGAGGGTGCCAATGCCATGATAGCGTGGCCACCAGCGTACAGAGTAATGCACATGACCAGCGT encodes:
- a CDS encoding sphingomyelin phosphodiesterase, with protein sequence MMRRLVLWGIVAAASACAASSSSRYGEPVYTGRAEFPTSLFESMYYVPSRPTAEPRPAVPRLSGGWYPDELNHPTKLPKSALPSEQVLPKPLPQREKLQALVHDLLNVGHQLFRPQAPRHALCNLCRTGLSTLQTLTHQFPSAVPDVLTTLCRTFDLLGKKDVADQCALTLSRDMYGGPIGQVMSYGNFSGSAPDATLVCAAVPFHFCEYPSEVLSDDFLYHWFNGSTQAPDDALERWHEQQKCAQESFDESKLLRVLHISDLHVDGRYMVGSESNCTFGETRYCCHSISANKDLWSKTITDGVVPRANISAPAHYWGNYTCDAPWSLIGSTYEAIRHVGRSHGYDMGLCTGDLVVHDDLFRYSHDLVEYSARSLFDSLAEVLGRHVPVFATLGNHDSSPENFYAPHAMPKHQSTQFDWDSDFMARLWRENGWIDAAGEEQARSHYACFSVSPRRGLRVISLNSDFWYYANVFNYIHSTDPDFSGMLRFLTDELFAAERKGERVWILGHVLTGWTGAEALDKPANLFFQIVSRFTPHTIAAIFFGHTHQDHFSVFYRAQSGASRDISRHTRDARTVSFVGPSVTPLTNVNPSFRVYQVDPITFDVYDYDQYYTPVDEFDSLQAGPIWRHLYNARDTYGDMRASVQHHNYHAPVSLNGTAWPRAAPLNASFWAALTDEMEVRPALVSTFAQLQSRRSAAAGACTDAKCHKANICYMRSGTPTQGRDCPSGYGSVV
- a CDS encoding proteasomal ATPase-associated factor 1; amino-acid sequence: MSVVRGVPWISVPASLREVVHDMEQASPGTWEDVWVSWHGVDEQRSLKHAVWRVSNDGHAPQVASLAPSTLPVRGLHPLCVDVEASPPMMVHLADQISALPAAWGPSVMALSACVGGVQRYAVGGADGVLHTGTWSHELFGSEDVTCEGHASDVTSVRFFPSAQVVLSTSVDMRARIVSALDGTCPRVLEGHTRAVNDSAIFGRGREVATGSSDGTVRVWDVGHHVTQARWDVQDGVNALAVLGAAASLPDDRQGLLVAGTDGGRLCGWDTRTAPQAAWGARVPPHPWCKDVARICALDADDTRVLLGTSNGMSALYDVRQPTAPLDAWHRNAASVTSVELAGDTAKVSTSDGLPYGWHASTGQVHEYAGWDADVTSSIRTDAWGRTIVLGARGMLATYGYHGYQGHDPC
- a CDS encoding transporter (MirC), with protein sequence MLHVDGAPVKIRSVSGRDLHRPYSDVCPPIRTSVLSRAGDSAASRWCQVPDTLPSWITYMGSVEENTPLISLRTSHTREREHTRTLLLLYLAIFFLALASSLDSMSFNLFLNYACSEFQALSHLGTIMIAQQLVRAISKPPIARFADTMGRIATLVMCITLYAGGHAIMALAPSFRMLMLGTMIQSLGTTGVGVVLAVIMADTSSPQWRGFVIGLFNVPYILNFALTGPVVDGMLKAGGWRLGFGFWVVLVPLSAVPLLSLLMIGSRRASKHFPHLVESTLSSTRARHVVSQMDIVGTALLSSALTLILLPVSMEGPRALFDGLSLFRSDIPTGVMLLLVFGAWEMWTDTPLFPLSVVTHLGVSITCCIAALDFAGFYLSWTYLSSCVQILKNWDQVRTAYFITIQNVTSTITGVCVGMCMAYTRQLKRYMFIGLIFRLLGVALMICYRHTRHTAAVLLASQVLQGIGGGALSLTTQVAVQVHVEPSEIATVTAFELLTMDLGSALGSTIASALVMSQLPAALRARLPDRPASEIERIQGSLEEVLRHAPGSPMRAGIVDAWVYVMQWLCILSFLVQLPALALTFLAPKVDLHEERSLPSTARTNRTAGAPSFMTAPSLWRTQLVVHGEA